In a single window of the Papaver somniferum cultivar HN1 chromosome 8, ASM357369v1, whole genome shotgun sequence genome:
- the LOC113303951 gene encoding beta-glucosidase 22-like isoform X1 — MTWVSCTFLVILLHVFASLVQFCSCQNGIGFSRNDFPTEFVFGSGSSAYQVEGAANEDGRTPSVWDTFTHAGKMADKSTGDISTDQYHRYKEDVQLMVDTGLEAYRFSISWPRLIPNGRGPVNPKGLEYYNNLINELISHGIQAHVTLFHYDLPQPLEDEYGGWLSRKIVKDFTAYAEICFKEFGDRVSTWTTINEPNVFVLGAYDLGFLPPQRCSSPFGFFNCTDGNSTTEPYLVAHNIMIAHASVTRLYKTKYQAKQHGLIGINLFAYGFSPLTNSVEDVAATQRASDFYMGWFAAPLVFGDYPETMKRNAGSRLPSFTSYEAKLVKGSCDFFGLNHYASYNVKDNSESLKIQQRDLSMDMAAQFISNWSGKGKVLPDEFPVMPSGLQGVLEYFKQDYGNPPIYIHENGQRLLAAPREKSLNDTSRVNYLKGYIGGVLDALRNGSNTKGYFTWCFIDSFELLDGYTSNFGLYYVDLVNDLDLKRYPKLSAHWYSNFLKGGDKKNIDIFLENDKISHFSQ; from the exons atgACATGGGTGTCATGTACTTTTCTAGTAATTCTTCTTCATGTATTTGCGAGTCTTGTGCAATTCTGTAGTTGCCAAAATGGGATTGGTTTCAGCAGAAATGATTTTCCAACTGAATTTGTTTTTGGTTCCGGAAGCTCAGCCTACCAG GTTGAAGGAGCTGCTAACGAGGATGGAAGAACTCCAAGCGTATGGGATACTTTTACTCATGCCG GAAAAATGGCAGACAAAAGTACTGGCGACATATCCACTGATCAATACCACAGATATAAG GAAGATGTTCAACTCATGGTGGACACAGGTTTAGAAGCCTATAGATTTTCTATCTCGTGGCCAAGGCTTATACCAA ATGGAAGAGGACCTGTTAATCCAAAGGGTCTAGAATACTATAACAACCTCATCAATGAACTTATCAGCCATG GCATTCAAGCACATGTTACACTTTTTCATTACGATCTTCCTCAGCCACTCGAAGATGAATACGGAGGATGGTTAAGCCGCAAGATAGT GAAAGACTTCACAGCATATGCTGAAATCTGTTTTAAAGAATTTGGTGACAGAGTTTCGACTTGGACAACAATAAATGAGCCTAATGTCTTTGTTTTAGGGGCCTATGACTTGGGATTTCTGCCGCCACAAAGGTGTTCCTCACCATTTGGGTTCTTCAACTGTACAGATGGAAATTCCACAACAGAGCCTTACCTTGTTGCTCATAATATCATGATAGCTCATGCTTCTGTAACAAGATTGTACAAAACCAAGTATCAG GCTAAACAACACGGGCTCATAGGAATCAACCTCTTCGCTTATGGTTTTAGTCCTCTGACAAACTCTGTTGAAGATGTTGCAGCAACTCAAAGAGCCAGTGATTTTTATATGGGTTG GTTTGCTGCTCCTTTGGTTTTCGGTGACTATCCCGAAACAATGAAGAGAAATGCTGGCTCAAGACTTCCTTCTTTCACCTCATATGAAGCAAAATTAGTTAAGGGCTCATGTGATTTCTTTGGATTGAACCACTATGCTTCGTATAACGTAAAGGACAATTCAGAAAGCCTAAAGATCCAACAAAGAGATTTATCTATGGATATGGCTGCCCAGTTCATAT CTAATTGGTCTGGTAAAGGAAAAGTATTGCCTGATGAA TTCCCTGTTATGCCGTCGGGGTTGCAAGGAGTTTTGGAGTACTTTAAGCAAGATTATGGAAACCCTCCCATATATATTCATGAAAATG GTCAAAGGCTCTTAGCGGCACCACGTGAGAAGTCGTTGAATGATACATCGAGGGTGAATTACTTGAAGGGTTACATTGGAGGTGTTCTTGATGCTTTGAG GAATGGATCCAACACGAAAGGTTACTTCACATGGTGTTTTATAGACTCGTTCGAGTTGTTGGATGGCTACACTTCAAACTTTGGCCTTTACTACGTAGATTTGGTCAATGATCTAGATTTAAAGAGATATCCAAAACTTTCAGCACATTGGTATTCAAATTTTCTCAAGGGAGGAGATAAGAAAAACATTGACATTTTTCTTGAAAATGATAAAATTTCTCATTTTTCACAGTAG
- the LOC113303950 gene encoding uncharacterized protein LOC113303950, producing the protein MDPPSQVDLSNPSPLMDSASAEVDLSTLRSHFIDVLKSRRTQVPVSVEPAEPVVECLIQETPRPTRSEAMESCPREDFEKDQLIEENLYLITEESEQGRLPVLILSLKGSEHQKRPAIVFLHSTNKCKEWLRPLLEAYASRGYIAVAIDSRYHGERAKNLTTYRDALVESWEKGDTMPFIFETVWDLIKLADYLSQREDIDPSRIGITGESLGGMHACFAAFVDTRYAVVVPIIGVQGFRWAIDNDQWQARVNSIKAVFEKARTDLGKDEIDRDVVEKVWDRIAPGLASEFDAPYSVPAISPRPLLILNGAEDPRNPIAGLEIPFAKARLAYSEANCPQNFNAIAEPGIGHMITSLMVKEASEWFDKFLK; encoded by the exons ATGGATCCACCATCACAAGTTGACTTGTCAAATCCTTCTCCATTAATGGATTCGGCATCAGCAGAAGTTGACTTATCCACTCTAAGATCTCATTTCATTGATGTCCTTAAATCCAGAAGAACTCAAG TTCCCGTCTCCGTGGAGCCGGCGGAACCTGTGGTAGAATGTTTGATTCAAGAAACTCCTCGGCCTACCCGCAGCGAG GCAATGGAATCTTGCCCAAGGGAAGATTTCGAGAAGGATCAATTGATTGAAGAGAACCTTTACTTGATTACTGAG GAAAGTGAGCAGGGGCGTTTACCGGTGTTGATTTTGAGCTTGAAAGGAAGCGAGCACCAGAAAAGGCCAGCGATTGTATTTTTACACAGCACAAACAAATGCAAAGAATGGTTACGACCGTTGTTAGAA GCTTATGCTTCACGGGGATATATAGCTGTTGCTATTGATTCTCGATACCATGGTGAACGAGCTAAGAATTTGACCACATATAGAGAT GCTCTTGTAGAATCATGGGAAAAGGGTGATACAATGCCTTTCATATTTGAGACG GTATGGGATTTAATAAAACTGGCAGATTATCTTTCACAAAGAGAAGATATTGATCCTAGTAGGATTGGGATTACTGGCGAATCGCTGGGAG GGATGCATGCCTGCTTTGCAGCTTTTGTGGATACACGGTATGCAGTGGTTGTCCCAATAATTGGTGTTCAG GGATTCCGATGGGCAATAGATAATGACCAGTGGCAAGCTCGAGTGAATAGCATAAAAGCAGTTTTTGAAA AAGCACGAACTGATTTAGGAAAGGATGAGATTGATAGAGATGTGGTGGAGAAG GTATGGGATAGGATTGCCCCAGGTctagcttcagagtttgatgcacctTACTCAGTTCCAGCCATTTCACCACGTCCATTGCTGATTCTAAATG GTGCGGAAGATCCTCGTAACCCTATTGCAGGGTTGGAAATTCCCTTTGCGAAAGCAAGATTGGCTTACAGTGAGGCTAATTGTCCACAAAACTTCAAT GCAATAGCAGAACCTGGAATTGGACATATGATAACTTCTCTTATGGTGAAAGAAGCCAGTGAATGGTTCGACAaattcctcaagtaa
- the LOC113303951 gene encoding beta-glucosidase 22-like isoform X2: MADKSTGDISTDQYHRYKEDVQLMVDTGLEAYRFSISWPRLIPNGRGPVNPKGLEYYNNLINELISHGIQAHVTLFHYDLPQPLEDEYGGWLSRKIVKDFTAYAEICFKEFGDRVSTWTTINEPNVFVLGAYDLGFLPPQRCSSPFGFFNCTDGNSTTEPYLVAHNIMIAHASVTRLYKTKYQAKQHGLIGINLFAYGFSPLTNSVEDVAATQRASDFYMGWFAAPLVFGDYPETMKRNAGSRLPSFTSYEAKLVKGSCDFFGLNHYASYNVKDNSESLKIQQRDLSMDMAAQFISNWSGKGKVLPDEFPVMPSGLQGVLEYFKQDYGNPPIYIHENGQRLLAAPREKSLNDTSRVNYLKGYIGGVLDALRNGSNTKGYFTWCFIDSFELLDGYTSNFGLYYVDLVNDLDLKRYPKLSAHWYSNFLKGGDKKNIDIFLENDKISHFSQ, encoded by the exons ATGGCAGACAAAAGTACTGGCGACATATCCACTGATCAATACCACAGATATAAG GAAGATGTTCAACTCATGGTGGACACAGGTTTAGAAGCCTATAGATTTTCTATCTCGTGGCCAAGGCTTATACCAA ATGGAAGAGGACCTGTTAATCCAAAGGGTCTAGAATACTATAACAACCTCATCAATGAACTTATCAGCCATG GCATTCAAGCACATGTTACACTTTTTCATTACGATCTTCCTCAGCCACTCGAAGATGAATACGGAGGATGGTTAAGCCGCAAGATAGT GAAAGACTTCACAGCATATGCTGAAATCTGTTTTAAAGAATTTGGTGACAGAGTTTCGACTTGGACAACAATAAATGAGCCTAATGTCTTTGTTTTAGGGGCCTATGACTTGGGATTTCTGCCGCCACAAAGGTGTTCCTCACCATTTGGGTTCTTCAACTGTACAGATGGAAATTCCACAACAGAGCCTTACCTTGTTGCTCATAATATCATGATAGCTCATGCTTCTGTAACAAGATTGTACAAAACCAAGTATCAG GCTAAACAACACGGGCTCATAGGAATCAACCTCTTCGCTTATGGTTTTAGTCCTCTGACAAACTCTGTTGAAGATGTTGCAGCAACTCAAAGAGCCAGTGATTTTTATATGGGTTG GTTTGCTGCTCCTTTGGTTTTCGGTGACTATCCCGAAACAATGAAGAGAAATGCTGGCTCAAGACTTCCTTCTTTCACCTCATATGAAGCAAAATTAGTTAAGGGCTCATGTGATTTCTTTGGATTGAACCACTATGCTTCGTATAACGTAAAGGACAATTCAGAAAGCCTAAAGATCCAACAAAGAGATTTATCTATGGATATGGCTGCCCAGTTCATAT CTAATTGGTCTGGTAAAGGAAAAGTATTGCCTGATGAA TTCCCTGTTATGCCGTCGGGGTTGCAAGGAGTTTTGGAGTACTTTAAGCAAGATTATGGAAACCCTCCCATATATATTCATGAAAATG GTCAAAGGCTCTTAGCGGCACCACGTGAGAAGTCGTTGAATGATACATCGAGGGTGAATTACTTGAAGGGTTACATTGGAGGTGTTCTTGATGCTTTGAG GAATGGATCCAACACGAAAGGTTACTTCACATGGTGTTTTATAGACTCGTTCGAGTTGTTGGATGGCTACACTTCAAACTTTGGCCTTTACTACGTAGATTTGGTCAATGATCTAGATTTAAAGAGATATCCAAAACTTTCAGCACATTGGTATTCAAATTTTCTCAAGGGAGGAGATAAGAAAAACATTGACATTTTTCTTGAAAATGATAAAATTTCTCATTTTTCACAGTAG